The following coding sequences are from one Cryptococcus deuterogattii R265 chromosome 1, complete sequence window:
- a CDS encoding cytidine deaminase — MSTQPPHLSSEVLDNLFSTAVIYRDRAYAPYSKFRVGAALLGADGQFYGGCNVENASYGAGICAERTAVVKAVSESQRNFLAVAVVSDIPSPSCSPCGICRQFLREFLPLHTPIFYVSGEYPVNSSPSFLADIDGKEAKKYILQTTMGEILPHSFGPDHLLMRTRLNDQGP, encoded by the exons ATGTCGACACAGCCCcctcatctttcctccGAAGTTCTCGATAACCTTTTCAGTACAGCGGTAATCT ACCGTGATAGAGCTTATGCCCCGTACTCCAAGTTCAG AGTCGGTGCGGCTCTTTTGGGTGCTGATGGACAGTTTTACGGTGGTTGTAATGTTGAAAATGCATCATATG GCGCTGGTATCTGTGCTGAGCGCACTGCCGTTGTGAAAGCAGTC AGTGAAAGTCAACGAAATTTTCTTGCAGTCGCTGTGGTGTC CGATATTCCCTCCCCATCCTGTTCACCCTGCGGCATCTGTCGTCAGTTCCTTCGAGAatttcttccactccaTACTCCCATCTTCTACGTATCTGGAGAGTACCCTGTCaactcatctccatcattcCTGGCCGATATAGACGGAAAGGAAGCAAAGAAATACATTCTGCAAACAACAATGGGGGAGATCTTGCCCCATTCATTTGGGCCTGATCATTTGCTAATGAGGACTCGATTGAACGATCAAGGGCCGTGA
- a CDS encoding GTP-binding protein YchF, whose protein sequence is MPSRLLVTSLRSTRSSLIFNASTAVVFSPKPVTCFSFPQTPLKLFSTSFTPCAKLKKMAPKKKVVEEKKIRLGRPGNNLKVGIVGLPNVGKSSFFNTLSQTDLGKAANFPYATIDPEEARIPVPDERFDWLCSVYKPASKVPAFLTCIDIAGLTAGASTGAGLGNAFLSHVRAVDGIFQVVRAFDDAEVIHVEGDVDPLRDMQIISTELRLKDIEWVEKELDRLKKSSKNLGSVSLADKARKEEMATVEKILHTLVDENKDVRKGNWTSKEVEVINGLTLLTAKPITYLVNLSERDFVRKKNKWLPKIKAWIDENNPGDSLIPFSVALEERLVSMSDEEKAAEGEALGLGAKNPSALGKITTSGYASLDLIRYFTCGPDEVRAWTVRKGIKAPQAAGVIHSDFENKFVCGEIMSYDDLKEYGTEAAVKAAGKLRQQGKPYEIVDGDICYWKSGA, encoded by the exons ATGCCATCTCGCCTCCTTGTAACATCACTTAGATCAACAAGATCGTCGCTTATATTCAACGCCTCGACCGCCGTTGTATTCTCTCCCAAGCCAGTAACTTGTTTTTCGTTCCCACAAACTCCCCTTAAACTTTTCTCTACTTCTTTCACCCCTTGCGCGAAGTTAAAAAAGATGGctcccaagaagaaggtcgttgaggagaagaaaatcAGGCTCGGTCGACCTGGTAACAACTTGAAG GTCGGTATTGTCGGTTTGCCCAACGTCGGCAAgtcctctttcttcaacacTCTTTCCCAAACAGATTTGGGTAAAGCCGCCAACTTCCCTTATGCTACCAT CGACCCCGAAGAGGCCCGTATTCCTGTCCCTGATGAGCGATTTGACTGGCTTTGCTCTGTTTACAAGCCTGCAAGCAAGGTCCCTGCCTTTCTCACTTGTATTGATATTGCCGGTTTGACTGCTGGTGCCTCTACTGGTGCCGGTCTTGGTAACGCCTTCTTGTCTCACGTTCGAGCTGTCGATGGTATCTTCCAAGTGGTTAGAGcatttgatgatgctgaagTCATTCACGTCGAGGGTGACGTTGATCCTCTTCGAGACATGCAAATCATCAGTACCGAGTTACGGTTGAAGGATATTGAATGGGTAGAGAAGGAATTGGATAGGTTGAAGAAATCCAGCAAGAACCTGGGTAGCGTCAGTCTTGCTGACAAGGccaggaaggaggaaatg GCAACCGTTGAGAAGATCTTGCACACCTTGGTTGACGAGAATAAGGATGTCCGAAAAGGCAATTGGACTAGTAAAGAA GTTGAGGTAATCAACGGCCTTACTCTTCTCACAGCCAAGCCTATCACCTACCTTGTAAATCTCTCTGAGCGAGACTTTGTCcgcaagaagaacaagtgGCTCCCCAAGATCAAGGCTTGGATTGACGAGAACAACCCCGGAGACTCCCTTATTCCTTTCTCAGTTGCTCTTGAAGAGCGACTTGTTTCCATgtctgatgaggaaaaagcTGCTGAGGGTGAAGCATTGGGCTTGGGTGCCAAGAACCCCAGTGCTTTGGGAAAGATCACAACTTCTGGTTACGCCAGTCTTGATTTGATCCGATATTTCACGTGTGGTCCTGATGAGGTCCGAGCATGGACCGTTCGAAAGGGTATCAAGGCTCCTCAAGCCGCAGGTGTCATTCA CTCCGACTTTGAGAACAAATTTGTTTGTGGCGAAATTATGTCTTACGATGACTTAAAGGAGTACGGCACTGAAGCGGCCGTCAAAGCTGCTGGTAAGCTGAGGCAGCAGGGTAAGCCTTACGAGATCGTGGATGGTGACATTTGTTACTGGAAGTCTGGTGCGTAA
- a CDS encoding ornithine decarboxylase, whose product MTSTTIRTYMAPAAPVSTQQSPWAEQQPLQSRSTVSNLVKTLDPAAQIPYIPEVALPTPPTTATPSIISNSEEHPALAPVADIPVHQLVQQTIAASTGVDIDESAFFAADLSAVYQAVQMWRASPIGPRVEIFYAVKCNPSPAVLHLLSLMGTSFDCASSSEINQVLSLPSAPSGDRIIFANPCKPASFIRTAAQRGVSMMTFDNVDELYKVKRICPNAKLVLRMLTDDSKSLCRLGLKFGAPVDSCPGLLKVARQLGLNVVGVSFHVGSGCKDPMQFADAVWRARKVFDMGKEAGYDFDLLDIGGGFERETFAEMTQVLKDSFDLYFPEDSGVRIIAEPGRFLVSSAFTLATSIIASRRAPKAEASQQAQAATQEDTKSADVMYYINDGVYGSFNCIMFDHQIVHPHPLTISHKLATAAPPYPPPPNVQLEVDLPVQMGYKDVEKVSVWGPTCDSIDCVRQLVDLPKGMDVGDWIGWGEMGAYTLCAASTFNGFDRSPVLWTTGGDTEDARVVRAILDSFAATCLR is encoded by the exons ATGACCAGCACCACCATTCGAACCTACATGGCTCCGGCTGCTCCTGTTTCTACTCAGCAGTCGCCATGGGCCGAgcaacaacctcttcagTCTCGCTCCACTGTTTCGAATCTGGTTAAAACACTCGACCCCGCAGCACAAATTCCTTATATCCCGGAAGTGGCGCTTCCGACTCCTCCGACCACCGCTACTCCCAGCATCATCTCCAATAGTGAAGAGCATCCCGCACTTGCGCCTGTTGCTGATATCCCGGTTCACCAATTGGTCCAGCAGACTATCGCTGCCAGCACCGGGGTAGACATCGATGAGTCGGCTTTTTTTGCTGCTGATTTAAGCGCTGTTTATCAAGCTGTGCAAATGTGGCGCGCATCCCCAATTGGGCCTCGTGTGGAGATTTTCTATGCCGTCAAGTGCAACCCTTCGCCTGCTGTTTTGCATCTGCTTTCGTTGATGGGTACCTCTTTCGATTGCGCATCTTCATCCGAGATCAACCAAGTTCTTTCGCTCCCTAGTGCTCCTTCGGGGGACAGGATTATCTTTGCCAACCCTTGCAAGCctgcctccttcattcGTACTGCTGCTCAGCGTGGAGTGAGCATGATGACTTTCGACAATGTCGACGAGCTCTATAAAGTCAAGCGCATTTGCCCCAACGCCAAGCTTGTCCTTCGTATGCTTACAGATGATTCCAAGTCGCTTTGTCGTCTTGGCTTAAAGTTTGGCGCCCCTGTTGATAGCTGCCCCGGTCTTCTCAAGGTTGCTCGCCAGCTTGGTCTTAATGTTGTTGGCGTATCTTTCCATGTTGGCAGTGGCTGTAAGGATCCTATGCAGTTTGCCGATGCGGTCTGGAGGGCCCGAAAAGTTTTTGACATGGGCAAGGAAGCCGGATACGATTTCGATTTGCTTGATATTGGAGGTGGTTTTGAAAGGGAGACTTTTGCGGAGATGACTCAGGTTCTGAAAGACAGTTTTGACCTTTATTTCCCAGAAGACAGTGGGGTGAGGATCATTGCTGAGCCTGGTCGATTTTTGGTGTCGAGCG CTTTTACTTTGGCTACTTCTATCATTGCGTCTCGTCGGGCTCCCAAGGCTGAAGCCAGTCAGCAAGCACAGGCGGCCACTCAGGAGGATACCAAAAGTGCAGATGTGATGT ACTACATCAACGATGGTGTATATGGGTCTTTTAACTGCATCATGTTCGACCACCAAATCGTgcaccctcatcctcttacTATCAGCCATAAGCTTGCAACTGCTGCCCCGCCctaccctcctccccctaATGTCCAACTCGAGGTTGATCTTCCCGTGCAAATGGGCTATAAAGATGTCGAAAAGGTCAGTGTTTGGGGGCCTACCTGCGACTCGATTGACTGCGTGAGGCAGTTGGTTGATCTTCCCAAGGGAATGGATGTCGGAGACTGGATTGGATGGGGTGAGATGGGGGCGTACACTTTGTGCGCAGCGAGCACCTTCAATGG CTTTGACAGGTCTCCTGTTCTCTGGACAACTGGTGGGGACACCGAAGACGCCCGAGTGGTGCGAGCGATTCTCGACTCCTTTGCTGCGACCTGTCTTAGATGA
- a CDS encoding chloride channel nucleotide-sensitive 1A, which yields MLSPIIAPPASISPEDHAQLTSSTPSSFSDIPPVLRWSDQVEIELSSTNGGWESWPSPKSQGKLYVTEESVAFIPNPPSTIGFNLPYTALTLHALTPASSGGPAHLYCQIDDSDAAGVSGQLDTQVNGDAMAEDEEDDDDRAEEDEYTEMREVRIYLSDISKLEPLFQALSQCSALHASLLPNGEPSSFFGFGGDESEGEDGQWDDAPEDDDSADGPGRVNTAVDDKSRENEQDQASQVVDQMERFLSLVDWRNVKKPDGWDASGH from the exons ATGCTCTCCCCCATAATTGCTCCCCCGGCTTCTATTTCCCCGGAGGATCATGCCCAACTCACCTCCAGtacaccttcttctttctccgaCATTCCTCCCGTTCTTCGATGGTCTGATCAAGTCGAGATCGAGCTTTCATCTACCAATGGTGGTTGGGAATCATGGCCTTCTCCAAAGTCTCAAGGAAAATTATACGTTACAGAGGA GTCTGTCGCCTTCATACCTAACCCTCCTTCAACGATAGGTTTCAACCTGCCTTACACCGCTCTTACCCTCCACGCCCTTACGCCTGCAAGCTCTGGCGGTCCTGCTCACCTTTACTGTCAAATTGATGACTCTGATGCCGCGGGTGTTTCTGGTCAATTAGATACGCAAGTTAATGGGGATGCCatggcggaggatgaggaggatgatgatgatagggcagaagaagatgagtaCACCGAGATGAGGGAAGTAAGAATATACCTGTCAGATATCTCTAAAC TCGAACCCCTGTTCCAGGCTTTGTCCCAATGTTCTGCTCTCCATGCCTCCCTTTTACCTAACGGAGAACCCTCATCGTTCTTTGGTTTCGGTGGGGATGAGTCTGAAGGTGAAGACGGACAGTGGGATGACGCgcctgaagatgatgacagtGCCGATGGACCTGGGAGG GTTAACACAGCAGTCGATGACAAGTCGCGAGAGAATGAACAAGATCAGGCGAGCCAGGTAGTAGACCAAATGGAAAGATTTTTGAGTTTGGTCGATTGGAGGAATGTCAAGAAACCGGATGGATGGGATGCGAGTGGGCATTAA